The following is a genomic window from Corvus moneduloides isolate bCorMon1 chromosome 7, bCorMon1.pri, whole genome shotgun sequence.
ttaaaggtctggagcacaagtaTTACAAGGATTGGTTGAAGgagtttagcctggagaagaggaggctcaggggggaccttcttACTCTACAattacctgaaaggaggttacAGTGAGGTGGgagttggcctcttctcccacgtaacaagtgataggatgACAGTAActggcctcaagttgcaccaagggaggtttagattggatcTTAGGGAAATCTTCTTccctgaaagggttgtcaagcattggaacaggctgcccagagaagtggtggagtcactgtccctggtagtgttcaaaaaacatgtagatgtgATGCTTAcggacatggtttaatggtgggtctggcagtgttaggttggactctgtgatctttgaggtcttttccaacctcagtgattctaCTGTTGAAGATGTGTTTTTAGCTGAAGTAGAACAGTTAGTCCCATTCTATATTTACAGAAGCTTTGATACACTAAATAGACATCTCTCTCACTGCCTAAGCTTTCAAAGCATCAGACATAAAGTAAGTCTGCTAGAGGACTTTCAGAGAGGCTACTCTGATCTGTGAGGGAGTTTGCTGATTCTGTAGCCTAAGTAAAGTGAAAATTATTggagttgcttttctttttttttttttaattgaaatccCTTACTTACAGTAGTACTTCCTCTCTCACTTGTGAAATGTAAAGTGCAATTCCTTCtgccttgcttttttttgtgaGCTAGTTCAGCTGCACACAGCCAAGCCAAGATGTGACTagcacagctgtgctccttTAAAACAACAgacaattatttcttttcctacaaACTGCCAAGGATTCATGAGTCcgttcttttttactttttgcacTCGTGCAGTTAACTTGCAATTAAATTGTTTGTTCAGAAGTGGCAGTAAAATTTCTAAACCCATAAATTAAAAAGGAACACTTGAGTGGACATGTAGTCCTCAGTGTGGAGTTTGAAATTGATATGCTACTTAAATAGAAGCAGACTTTCCGTGAGCTGgagttgtggggttttgtgtgtgttagCTGACAGGAATGCCTTACAGTTGTGATTAAGGAGATTTAAGTTTATCACAGGTTTATGTATCATCTTACTTtgctactttatttttttctaggatAAATGGGTGTGCGTGACTTTTCCCCTGATCTAAAGTGGTTCCATGTCTTGTTTGGTAagtttgtctttaaaaattttgGCCCTTGTTACCCAGCTATACCTTAATATGAAAAGCCCTGGTGAAATGTCTTGCTTGAGGGGATTTCCACAGTGCTGAGATGTTTGAACTTTGTTATGTTAGCTTTTGGTAAAGGAGACTTTAGTGTCTCTGCTCTCTAGGTCTGCCATGTATGTGCTTTATGCTGTTTCTTAACCCCTTGATTGATTGACTTGTAGCAGAAGattttctgagctgctgcttaTAAGGCCtacttttttacatttttgcacTGCCATATTTAATAAATTGCAGCAATTCCACCAACATTCACTTGTTTCTGTTCTCAAGGACTGCTCCTGTATTCTGCGTACACCAGTTGAATCAATCAGACCAGAAGAGCTATCTCAGAGCAGCATCCATGAATGCCTGgtaagaagaaaacagaaagtttaACTCCCAAATAATACCCAAATACAAAGctgatacatattaaaaataacctcATTAGGgagtactttttaaaatgttgacaACAAAAATAGAATACTTTGGGGCTTCCACTTTGGAAGAAGACTATAGGTATCTAAGTGTCACTCTTGTGccagtttgaaaacaaacacacacaaaacctgTAACTCATAAAACTAAGTCTTAGTAATGGTGAAAGTACCAGCTTGAATGTTCTTATTTGAGTACTGGACTTTAgcattaataatatttttgcattaatttaaaaaatataaatgattaaaaattacATAGTTGTTTTGAGAactgtttcttctctctgttaGGCTGATTCTGATCTAGCCTGGATTCCCCCGtctacaggaaaaaatgaaatggtaTTTTGCTCTTCTAATGTCTCTCATTATGAACTCCAGCTGGAAATAGGTAACATAAATGGaactcaaaatatttcttcttcctgctaTCAATAGTTTATTGCTAACTGCAATAAATATTAGGTTTGTAAAATGAAGGACTATTCTTGTGTCTCCTTAGCTGAGAAAAGTGCAGAGCATTGCTCATATTTTAGTAATCTCTTATTTCAAGATCTAAGACAAATCAACAATTACCTGAAGTTGTCTCTTGACGTTTGTGCATGTACATGTCAATTTTCAAAATCTGTGGTATGTGACAGTAAATACAGCCTTAAGTAACATCATGTCTTGTAACTTGGCTACCCCAGCTGATTGTTCTAAGGATGGCTGCCTCAGATCCTACTATGCATGCATATGTTCATGTGAATATGCATACTAAGTGTTGTTCATTTAGATGTATAATTGATACTGACGTATGTTTAAATACTTTTACTTGTTCTTAAAATAGCACACCCATGCTTCAACTAATTTGCTGCATATCTTTTGCTGCAACTACTTAAGTTCTTGacattctgaaagaaaaggacaCGCTGCTATCAATTGCAActttaaaactggaaaatgaTCTCTATGTATGAAGGAAACCATGTGGTGGATTATTATGCTTTCCAATGTTAAGGTAGCCATTTCTGGTTTCAGGAAGGAGGTTCAACAACTTAACTTCAGTTTACCTTGCACGGCATACACCTACAGACATGCAAGTTGCTGTAAGGATCACAGACCTAGAAAACTGCTCTGAAGAGCATTTGAAAGCCTTACAGGTAAAGGAACAGCATTTCTGCACAAAGCCTGATGAAGATAGTGAGGAATACATATGGGATTACTGACCAGAGGTAGCTTTTGTTTGCAATGGGTCATTTCAGTCAAGTTTTTCCCTCCAAAGAAGTAGAATATAATAAACATGACACATATGTAAATTTGAGAGTTGCTTTCCGAAGACAGCAGCTGACAACTGCTTTAGAAATACTTCTGTAATTGTACAACTTATTTGAAGCATGTTTTGTACTCTTATTTAACACCAAAAGTTTGGACTATGAACAAACTAGATTTACTTCAGACAAGTGCAATTGTGGGCAAGCTATTTACATTTCTGTTGCAGACTATGCACATCACCTGCAGTCTTGTATAAATGCAAGGAAACAGTTCTATTTACTGATTACTGATGTAGTTAATGCTCTTAGTAGGACTGCTCTCTTGTGATTAACACATCCACTTTCATTTAATTCCATAGAATGAGGTGGTTTTATCACACTTTTTCCAGCATCCCAACATAATGACATTTTGGACAGTGTTTACagctggaagctggctttgggTCATCTCCCCATTCATGGCCTATGGTAAGAACTGTTAACTGCAATTTTGGAATAGGAAAAAGGGCTGATACAAGTTGGACCACATGGTCCATGAGAGGTTTCTCTTCAATCATCTCCTGTCTCGTAGTAAAAACAAACTCTCCTGAACCACCTGTTTAGAGAAGACTTCCTCCCCAGTGAAAACTGGTATTTGAACTGCATTAAATTCCACTTAGTCCTAGCACCCACCATGGTGCGAGGAATGGTAACTGGGAGATGTATATCTACATTGAATACAGGTTGGGCATAGACTTCCAGTTAACAGAAGCATGACATGGGGCATCAGTTACATCCATGTAATAACTGTCCTTGATGCACCAGAGTCAATATAACGATGAGACTGCTGCTCTTGATGAGTGTATACCATGAAGGAAGCATAGACAAGAATTTAACAAGACTTGTTAGGCCTAGCtaggtttttttcacttccagGTTCAGCTAGACACCTGCTGAAGACTTACTTTCCTGAAGGAATGAGTGAAGCTTTGATAGGGAACATTCTGTTTGGTGCAATCAGAGGATTAAATTACATGCACCAGAATGGATATATTCACAGGTAGGAGAATGTCAGTAGGTAAGAACCAAATGATAGCATCTTACCTTAAGTATTGTCTCCCTCTTTTTCCTATATACCTTCTTATGTCAGATGGTACACAAGTAACAATTTTTTCAATACAGCAGAACCAAGTTTGTAAAATCTCAGCAGGAAATGTATTTATACATTTCTTCAAACCAGTTGTTACAGGGATTATCCACCTGCCTGGCTTTGTCTCTTTGAAGCAGAAGAACACCAGAGTTATAGAAAGGGCTTCCTTAGTTTACACCCCTTGCAGGGAACAAGGCCCTTTCTCCAATTTCTGGCACTTTTTTCCTAATCATCTCTCTCAATAGAGAGATGAACTCCACGCTAGCCTCTCACTATAAGTCAATGAAATATGAAAGCCTTTCTGTTCTAATAGTGCTTTGAGTAATTCTTGTAACTAAAATTTACCACTTTATGTTACAGGAATATTAAAGCTAGCCACATTCTGATTTCAGAGGATGGGCTGGTTTCTCTCTCTGGCCTAAACAACCTTTACAGTTTAGTTAACAATGGACAGAAGTCAAAGGTGGTATATGATTTCCCCCAGTTTAGTACATCGGTGCTTCCTTGGCTGAGTCCTGAACTGCTGAGACAGGTTAGTATAAATTACGCATAATTTTTCCTATTCAAAGTTAGTGACAGTACTCAATTTCCGACTTAAGTCTGCTTGTAGAAGTACAATGAAAGATGTTGAACTGCAACTTTTAAAGGTACATGTATgtactgaatttttaattgttCTAGAGGGAACCAGTTCTAAAGTTGTTGGTAAGGTGATGCTGTACTAAGTCTTTTTACCCAAACCTCCTGGAAACTATTGCAGATCCTGAAACTTGTGTTCAGTAAAGCCATCAGATTTCTGAAAAAAGCCTGAGGTTTCACAATTTAATTGCTTCAATACTGTGTAGGTTATGGGATATTAGAGTCTCGTGTTGAAGGAGGCACTTGTACTCTTGTTGGCATCACTCAATGGCATCAGTGAtcagttgtgttttctttctctcacagGATTTGTCTGGCTATAACATGAAGTCTGACATTTACAGTGTGGGAATTACAGCATGTGAATTAGCCAATGGACACGTTCCATTTCAAGATATGCCTCGTACTCAGGTACAATGCTAAACTTTATCTCTAGTTAAAAACATgctgagctttttttttgtttgttttactcaGAGAAACCAGTGCTATTACTGCTGAAATAGTggctgctttttgttgtttcaaaTATGCATGCTTCTTTCTAGAACAAATAATCCTTCTATCCCTGGAGTTTCACAGCTTACCCTGAATAGGTCTGAATAGCTGTTGAACTCTCATACTGCTATTCCTTTCCACTAGATGCTGCTACAAAAGCTGAAAGGTCCCACCTACTATCCTTGGGATTTAAGTACCTTTCCCCGGGGGGAGTCCCGGATGAAGAATTCCCGATCAGGTGTTGATTCCGGAATTGGTGAGAGCATGACACGCACAATGACCAGTGAAAGGCTACAAATGCccttttccaaaacattttcacCTGCTTTCCACAACTTGGTAGAACTTTGCTTGCAACAGGACCCTGAGAAAAGGTAACATTCTGGTGAAAACTAATTTCTTTGTCACTTCAATCTAAGATCAAGTATAGCCCACAGTTTAGGATACAGTAATCAGTTGAATGCTGTTGAAGTCAGAATTTCAGACCAGATGTACTATGCAAAACAATACACTTACATTTGTAATTTAAGAATTATCTTGTCTGATAAAGGAATCAAACTTTTAAAGTCATTTGACCCCTGAATTTCTTGCAATATGAATGTGCTTTGTAACAAGTAAAGTTAACTTTCAAACATGTATTTtgtccaagaaaaaaaaacaaaccagaaatctGAAATATATGTTTTCAGTTCTATGTCTCTTTTGAATGAGGCATTAAATTCCTTgttaaagcctttaaaaatagatttcttcATTAGTGCTTTCACTATAAATTGAGGCATAGAATGTAGGAAttgtgtgctgcttttctcattCTTCATATTTGTCCTGTGGAGGGAAAACCACAGGGCTTAAATTTATTTGTCAGTCTGGCCTATTATccaaatgcagtattttactttccaaaatgtaattatattGTTCATTTTATGATTCAGGCCGTCAGCAAGCAGTTTGCTTTCGCATACGTTCTTCAAACAGGTGAGTTTACCATATTTTGTTAAATGACACAGCTGTAACCTAAATAAGCCACAAAAAGAGCTGGATTACAAAATAGTGAAGTTACCTGGAGCCAAAGAGCATCCTGTAAGAGCATACCTGCTTCAGACTTTTTTAACAAAATGGTATTGATAGAGTATAGGAAGCATAAGATTAATCCATTTCCCCATTGATGAAGTTGATTTAACTTAGCctaactaattttaaaaatggttaaTATTCTTAATTTAAAGCAGAACTGCACAGCTGATTTAATTAGTCTTGAAAGACTAATAGAGTGGGGAAAGCAAAACCTCTCATCCTGTTACTTTCAGTATTGTAACATGCAAGAACAGGGCTCTGATTTCACATGCTTTTAATGAAGTCAGTTGCAAAGTTATGGAGACTTTTATGTGCAgctttattttaactttttttctttctagataAAGGAACAAACACAGAATTCACTACTGTCCCTATTACCACCTCCTATTCAAAATAACAGATCAGAGTTCTTGGCGCTACCCTCAACAGCAGTTGGGACTGAACTTGGACGTATTGCTACAAATCAAGATGATACAGACTGGGAATTCTAAATAAATACCAATGATACCTCTCTAGtgtttcagagaaggaaaatgtgatttgtatttgctgcttttgtaTCGTTAAAATACAATTAGACCAAGTATACTTGAAATGCCATGAAGTGGCTATAATTCATTAACTTCCTCTTAGCATCACAAAATGCAGCGTGCCTCACTCTGATTGTAAGGAAAACTGTGTATAAAGAATGGCTGAGTGCTTACCTCTCTCTTTCAAAGTCTTTCTTAAAAAGAAGGTCCCTTCTGTAATCTTACTCTGTACTGTATTATCAGCTCATATTGCTGCAGTCCACTTGTCTTTCTGAATTCAGGCCTGCCGTCTGTCTGTGATCTTATTTAAACATCTATTTGTCTTTTCATATGATGCAAATCATTTTAGTAAGGAGAAATCCTCCACTTCCAAGTTGAAATGTGAAACTGCACAAATTAGTTGCTTatgtaaataaatgtttctctctcaaaagacatttttctcaCTTGACATGCTGTCATATTTGCCAGAAGTTAGCTATGCATCATTTTTTATGCGGTTTTAATACTGCATGTGTCCCAAAGAAGTTAAGCTGCTTGGAAGTGTGACTCATGTTCTTGCATCTGTCCACAGTCTTAGTACAAATCTGGGCTTTTGCATCTCTGTTTATTGTTGTGTCATTTTAGCAGTTAACCTGAGGATGTCTCACTATGCAAAGTAAGTCTCAAGTTCTAGCAGCTACGGGTTAATTTTGAAGAGTCATATTAAATAATCTAAAGTTACTGtgtatctttttatttatactgTATTCCTGTTCTCCACCAGAATTTACCAGAACTTAATACTGTTTTCTTAGAAGAAAAGGCAATATGCATTAAGCTtcactggcactgctgctggcaaaCAAGCCTCTTTTGCAGGGCACAGTTAAACTCCCATGGATAGATTCAGCCATAGTAAGAACCTAATAACCCCCTAGGATCCTAGTGAATTTATCTGTTGTAAGTCAGATGAAAAGCTGTCTTCTCCCTACAATTCAGTAAGTTCTCATCTGTACCAGGCgaacaaaagcagcttttttctttcaaaaacctGGATATTCTCATCATGTTGTAGCAAAAGTTGTGTCCCAAAGCCACTAGTACTTTACTGATGGCAGCGTGATGGTAAAAAAGCATAAATAGATATTGAATGgatatgttttaaattttcaacATAAACAACATTCCACGTAAGTCTTCAAGTCTTCCACAGCTGAGCAGGCCTGTAGCCAACTTTGAGAATACCACTGTATTGCCAGCAGCTTTGCTACAAGGCCATGAAGACCAAATGACTGAAATACAAGCCTGAGAGACACATAAAATTATAAATGACCACATAAAAGTGTTAACAAAAAAGTTG
Proteins encoded in this region:
- the STRADB gene encoding STE20-related kinase adapter protein beta isoform X2; this translates as MSCLDCSCILRTPVESIRPEELSQSSIHECLADSDLAWIPPSTGKNEMVFCSSNVSHYELQLEIGRRFNNLTSVYLARHTPTDMQVAVRITDLENCSEEHLKALQHPNIMTFWTVFTAGSWLWVISPFMAYGSARHLLKTYFPEGMSEALIGNILFGAIRGLNYMHQNGYIHRNIKASHILISEDGLVSLSGLNNLYSLVNNGQKSKVVYDFPQFSTSVLPWLSPELLRQDLSGYNMKSDIYSVGITACELANGHVPFQDMPRTQMLLQKLKGPTYYPWDLSTFPRGESRMKNSRSGVDSGIGESMTRTMTSERLQMPFSKTFSPAFHNLVELCLQQDPEKRPSASSLLSHTFFKQIKEQTQNSLLSLLPPPIQNNRSEFLALPSTAVGTELGRIATNQDDTDWEF
- the STRADB gene encoding STE20-related kinase adapter protein beta isoform X1; this translates as MSCLDCSCILRTPVESIRPEELSQSSIHECLADSDLAWIPPSTGKNEMVFCSSNVSHYELQLEIGRRFNNLTSVYLARHTPTDMQVAVRITDLENCSEEHLKALQNEVVLSHFFQHPNIMTFWTVFTAGSWLWVISPFMAYGSARHLLKTYFPEGMSEALIGNILFGAIRGLNYMHQNGYIHRNIKASHILISEDGLVSLSGLNNLYSLVNNGQKSKVVYDFPQFSTSVLPWLSPELLRQDLSGYNMKSDIYSVGITACELANGHVPFQDMPRTQMLLQKLKGPTYYPWDLSTFPRGESRMKNSRSGVDSGIGESMTRTMTSERLQMPFSKTFSPAFHNLVELCLQQDPEKRPSASSLLSHTFFKQIKEQTQNSLLSLLPPPIQNNRSEFLALPSTAVGTELGRIATNQDDTDWEF